In a single window of the Bacillus marinisedimentorum genome:
- a CDS encoding DNA-3-methyladenine glycosylase, with protein sequence MHFFEQPTLQLARSLLGKTLIHKTDEGVTSGRIVETEAYMGPEDKGAHSFGNRKTDRTKVMYERAGLAYLFRIYGMHLCFNVVSGPPGKPEAILIRALEPVDGLRLMAKRRGMELTDEEGALPARKLANLTNGPGKLSMALGLSMDLYGNDLTTPPLWIDFTAGQPDARQIVEGPRINIDYAEEYTAVPWRFWIKDNPFVSKVARKYTAHLD encoded by the coding sequence ATGCATTTCTTTGAACAGCCGACCCTTCAGCTGGCCCGCAGCCTGCTCGGGAAGACATTGATCCATAAGACAGATGAAGGAGTAACTTCGGGACGGATTGTTGAAACAGAAGCGTATATGGGGCCTGAAGACAAAGGTGCCCATTCATTTGGAAACAGAAAAACAGACCGGACAAAGGTGATGTACGAAAGAGCCGGCCTTGCGTATTTGTTCAGGATTTATGGAATGCACCTTTGTTTTAATGTAGTCAGCGGCCCTCCCGGAAAACCGGAAGCAATATTGATCAGGGCGCTAGAACCCGTTGACGGTCTTCGTCTGATGGCTAAACGGCGAGGCATGGAACTTACGGATGAAGAAGGGGCATTGCCCGCCCGGAAACTCGCCAATCTGACAAATGGGCCGGGCAAACTTTCAATGGCACTTGGATTGAGCATGGATTTGTATGGAAATGATCTCACTACTCCGCCGCTGTGGATTGATTTCACCGCTGGCCAGCCAGATGCCCGGCAAATCGTTGAAGGGCCCAGAATCAATATCGATTACGCAGAAGAGTATACTGCTGTACCCTGGAGATTCTGGATAAAAGATAATCCGTTCGTTTCAAAAGTGGCAAGAAAATATACTGCGCACCTGGATTAA
- a CDS encoding hydrolase encodes MEKQTYYVAIGSGDILPIQTATPYDFEIEATEEDITLLQDLFDGRTSKDWGAFIRAHLPYLEYHLDRENDGYDERLRAIYGMIHKLGKPETKQHIESIGVLENRAEDSPF; translated from the coding sequence ATGGAAAAACAAACGTATTATGTCGCAATCGGCAGCGGCGATATCCTTCCGATACAAACGGCGACGCCCTACGATTTTGAAATTGAAGCGACTGAAGAGGATATAACTTTGCTGCAGGATTTATTCGATGGAAGGACGTCAAAAGACTGGGGTGCTTTTATCAGGGCCCACCTTCCATACCTTGAGTATCATCTCGACCGTGAAAACGATGGATATGACGAGCGGCTGAGGGCAATCTACGGAATGATCCACAAACTGGGGAAACCGGAAACGAAGCAGCATATTGAAAGCATCGGGGTCTTGGAAAACAGAGCCGAAGATTCTCCTTTCTGA
- a CDS encoding DUF6154 family protein, translating into MKLVDDLFNRYRYHLSGDEEDANIITFAVLEQMDRDDLLDLIEEMDEQELYDMVGLYMLETLKQKMGARELESSMLFRRLH; encoded by the coding sequence GTGAAATTAGTCGATGATCTTTTCAATAGATACCGCTACCATCTTTCAGGTGATGAAGAGGATGCCAACATCATCACATTTGCAGTCCTCGAACAAATGGACAGAGACGACTTGCTGGATCTTATAGAAGAAATGGATGAACAGGAATTATACGATATGGTAGGCCTTTATATGCTCGAGACGTTAAAGCAGAAAATGGGAGCACGCGAATTGGAAAGCTCAATGCTTTTCAGACGGCTCCATTAA
- the ltaE gene encoding low-specificity L-threonine aldolase, whose protein sequence is MIDLRSDTVTKPTENMRRASYEAEVGDDVYGEDPTVIKLEEKAAEMLGKEAALFVTSGTQGNQIAVLTHCRPADEVILEAESHIFYYEGAAISAFAGVQPRTINGEKGAMDPAEVEAAIRPEDIHMPETGLILLENTHNRAGGAVVPLANMEAIKHIAGKHTIPIHLDGARLFNAAAALDVPVKKIAQYTDTVQFCLSKGLGAPVGSIIAGSRSFIEEARKWRKRLGGGLRQVGVIAAPGLVALTEMTERLTEDHENAAVLARGIAEIEGLEIENDVETNIVLINVKEAGMTSSDFVEKLKSEGVLSGGFGPYTVRLTTHYDVNRTDIDKTIEIIKNMMA, encoded by the coding sequence GTGATTGATTTACGAAGTGATACAGTTACAAAACCGACTGAAAACATGCGCAGGGCCAGCTATGAGGCCGAGGTCGGAGATGATGTGTATGGTGAAGATCCAACTGTCATAAAACTGGAAGAGAAAGCGGCAGAAATGCTTGGAAAAGAGGCAGCACTATTTGTTACAAGCGGTACACAGGGGAACCAAATTGCAGTATTGACCCATTGCCGGCCAGCTGACGAAGTGATCCTCGAAGCGGAATCCCACATTTTTTATTATGAAGGGGCTGCCATTTCAGCATTCGCAGGTGTTCAGCCGCGGACAATCAATGGTGAAAAAGGAGCGATGGATCCGGCAGAAGTGGAAGCGGCCATTCGGCCTGAAGATATACATATGCCGGAAACCGGTTTGATTTTGCTGGAAAATACCCATAACCGGGCTGGAGGTGCAGTTGTACCGCTTGCAAATATGGAGGCAATAAAACATATCGCAGGGAAACACACCATTCCGATCCATTTGGATGGGGCAAGACTTTTTAACGCAGCGGCGGCTCTTGATGTCCCTGTAAAGAAAATTGCCCAATATACGGATACGGTCCAGTTTTGCCTTTCCAAAGGTCTCGGTGCTCCTGTCGGTTCAATCATTGCAGGGAGCCGTTCATTTATTGAAGAGGCGAGAAAATGGCGGAAGCGGCTTGGCGGCGGGCTTCGTCAGGTCGGAGTTATAGCCGCTCCCGGCCTTGTCGCTCTCACGGAAATGACGGAACGGCTGACAGAAGACCATGAAAATGCTGCGGTTTTAGCCCGTGGAATAGCCGAAATAGAAGGTCTTGAAATTGAAAACGACGTGGAGACGAACATTGTCCTCATCAATGTGAAAGAAGCCGGTATGACGTCTTCGGATTTTGTTGAAAAGCTGAAAAGCGAAGGGGTGCTTTCCGGTGGCTTTGGCCCTTACACAGTCCGGCTTACCACCCATTATGATGTGAACCGCACGGATATTGATAAGACAATCGAAATTATAAAGAATATGATGGCTTAA